The following coding sequences lie in one Eubacterium ventriosum genomic window:
- the rplO gene encoding 50S ribosomal protein L15, with the protein MDLSNLKPAEGSKHSDNFRRGRGHGSGNGKTAGKGHKGQKARSGSPRPGFEGGQMPLYRRIPKRGFTNINTKHIVGINVTALERFDNDAVVTVEALLEAGVIKNPRDGVKILGNGELTKKLAVKVNAFSEGAKAKIEAAGGTCEVI; encoded by the coding sequence ATGGATTTATCAAATTTAAAGCCTGCAGAAGGCTCAAAGCATAGTGATAATTTCAGAAGAGGACGTGGACACGGATCTGGAAACGGCAAAACTGCTGGTAAAGGTCATAAAGGACAGAAAGCTCGTTCAGGAAGCCCTAGACCAGGTTTTGAAGGTGGTCAGATGCCATTATACAGAAGAATTCCAAAGAGAGGCTTTACAAACATTAATACAAAGCATATCGTTGGTATTAACGTAACAGCATTAGAAAGATTTGACAATGATGCAGTTGTTACAGTTGAAGCTTTACTTGAAGCTGGTGTAATTAAGAATCCACGCGATGGCGTTAAAATTCTTGGCAATGGCGAATTAACAAAGAAGCTTGCTGTAAAGGTAAACGCTTTTAGTGAAGGCGCTAAAGCTAAAATAGAAGCTGCAGGTGGAACTTGCGAGGTGATCTAA
- the rpmD gene encoding 50S ribosomal protein L30, whose translation MADKLKITLVKSTIGAVPKNKKTCEALGLTKLNKTVEMPDNAAVRGMIQRVRHLVKVEEI comes from the coding sequence ATGGCAGATAAATTAAAAATTACTTTAGTAAAATCAACAATTGGAGCAGTTCCAAAGAATAAAAAGACTTGTGAAGCTTTAGGTCTTACAAAGCTTAACAAGACAGTAGAAATGCCTGACAACGCTGCAGTCAGAGGAATGATTCAGAGAGTTAGACATTTAGTAAAAGTTGAAGAGATTTAA
- the rpsE gene encoding 30S ribosomal protein S5, which produces MKREIIDASQLELEETVVSIKRVTKVVKGGRNMRFAALVVVGDKNGHVGAGLGKAAEIPEAIRKGKEDAMKSLISVPIDQNDSIPYDIIGKFGSAEVLLKRAPEGTGVIAGGPARSVVELAGINNIRTKSLGTNNKQNVVLATIEGLAALKTPEEVATLRGKSVEEILG; this is translated from the coding sequence ATGAAACGTGAGATAATTGATGCAAGTCAGTTAGAATTAGAAGAAACAGTAGTGTCAATCAAACGTGTTACTAAGGTAGTTAAAGGTGGACGTAATATGCGTTTCGCAGCTTTAGTAGTTGTTGGTGACAAAAACGGACACGTTGGTGCAGGTTTAGGAAAAGCAGCTGAAATTCCTGAAGCAATCCGTAAGGGTAAAGAAGATGCAATGAAGAGCCTGATTAGTGTTCCTATCGATCAGAACGATAGTATCCCATATGACATTATTGGAAAATTTGGAAGCGCTGAAGTATTACTTAAGAGAGCTCCAGAAGGTACTGGTGTTATCGCTGGTGGTCCTGCACGTAGTGTAGTAGAACTTGCCGGTATTAACAACATCAGAACAAAATCATTAGGAACAAACAACAAGCAGAACGTAGTTCTTGCTACAATTGAAGGATTAGCTGCATTAAAGACTCCGGAAGAAGTAGCTACACTTCGCGGTAAATCTGTTGAAGAGATTTTAGGCTAA
- the rplR gene encoding 50S ribosomal protein L18, with protein MVSKKSRSEVRVKKHNRLRNHLSGTTECPRLAVFRSNNHMYAQIIDDTVGKTLVSASTNEPEAKKALEKTNNVEAAAYVGKVIAERAIEKGIKEVVYDRGGFIYQGKVQALADAAREAGLEF; from the coding sequence ATGGTTAGTAAGAAATCTAGAAGTGAAGTTCGTGTTAAGAAACATAACAGACTGCGTAATCATTTAAGTGGAACAACTGAATGTCCACGTTTAGCAGTATTCAGAAGTAATAATCATATGTATGCTCAGATTATTGACGATACAGTCGGCAAGACACTTGTTTCAGCTTCAACAAATGAACCTGAAGCTAAGAAAGCTCTTGAAAAGACTAATAACGTTGAAGCCGCAGCATATGTAGGTAAAGTAATTGCTGAAAGAGCAATTGAAAAAGGTATTAAGGAAGTTGTTTACGATAGAGGCGGCTTCATTTACCAGGGTAAAGTACAGGCATTAGCAGATGCAGCTAGAGAAGCTGGTCTGGAATTTTAG
- the rplF gene encoding 50S ribosomal protein L6 — protein MSRIGRMPIAVPAGVTVDIAENNKVTVKGPKGELTRVLPEAMDIKKDGEEIVVTRPNDLKKNKALHGLTRTLIYNMVVGVTEGYEKVLEVNGVGYRAQKQGKKLVLSLGYSHPVEMEDPEGIETVLDGQNKIIVKGIDKEKVGQYAAEIRSKRAPEPYKGKGIKYDTEVIRRKVGKTGKK, from the coding sequence ATGTCACGTATAGGAAGAATGCCTATCGCTGTACCAGCAGGTGTAACTGTTGATATTGCAGAAAATAACAAGGTGACTGTCAAAGGCCCAAAGGGTGAACTTACAAGAGTTTTACCAGAGGCTATGGACATTAAAAAAGACGGCGAAGAAATCGTCGTTACAAGACCTAATGATTTAAAGAAAAATAAAGCATTACATGGTCTTACAAGAACACTTATTTACAATATGGTTGTAGGTGTTACAGAAGGTTACGAAAAGGTGCTTGAAGTTAACGGTGTTGGTTACAGAGCACAGAAACAGGGTAAGAAATTAGTCCTTTCATTAGGTTATTCACATCCAGTAGAAATGGAAGATCCAGAAGGAATCGAAACAGTACTTGATGGTCAGAATAAGATTATTGTTAAGGGAATTGATAAAGAAAAAGTTGGCCAGTACGCTGCAGAAATCAGAAGTAAGAGAGCTCCTGAACCTTATAAGGGCAAGGGTATCAAATACGATACTGAAGTTATCAGACGTAAAGTTGGTAAGACTGGTAAGAAATAA
- the rpsH gene encoding 30S ribosomal protein S8, whose amino-acid sequence MTMSDPIADMLTRIRNANTAKHDTVDVPASKMKIAIAEILLNEGYIKKYEVLDEENFKNIRITLKYGKDKNEKVITGIKKISKPGLRVYAGKDELPRVLGGLGVAIISTNKGVITDKEARKANVGGEVLAFVW is encoded by the coding sequence ATGACTATGAGTGATCCAATCGCAGATATGCTTACAAGAATCCGTAATGCTAATACTGCAAAACATGATACTGTAGATGTTCCTGCATCAAAGATGAAAATAGCTATTGCTGAAATTCTTTTAAATGAAGGATATATCAAAAAGTATGAAGTTTTAGATGAAGAAAACTTTAAGAATATCAGAATCACATTAAAGTATGGTAAAGATAAGAACGAAAAGGTTATTACAGGAATTAAGAAAATTTCTAAGCCAGGTCTTCGTGTTTATGCCGGAAAAGATGAATTACCAAGAGTTCTTGGAGGACTTGGTGTAGCTATCATCTCAACAAACAAAGGTGTGATTACAGATAAAGAAGCTAGAAAGGCAAACGTTGGTGGAGAAGTTCTCGCATTCGTTTGGTAA
- a CDS encoding type Z 30S ribosomal protein S14 translates to MARTAMKAKQQRKAKFSTQAYNRCRICGRPHAYLKKYGICRICFRELAYKGQIPGVKKASW, encoded by the coding sequence ATGGCTAGAACTGCTATGAAAGCAAAACAGCAAAGAAAAGCTAAATTCTCAACACAGGCTTACAACCGTTGTAGAATCTGTGGTCGTCCACATGCTTATTTAAAAAAATACGGAATCTGCAGAATTTGCTTCCGTGAATTAGCATACAAGGGACAGATACCAGGCGTTAAAAAGGCAAGCTGGTAA
- the rplE gene encoding 50S ribosomal protein L5: MSRLKETYLNEIKDAMQKKFEYKNEMQIPKLDKIVINMGVGEAKENRKVLDTAVKDLETITGQKAVVTRAKNSVANFKLREGQPIGCKVTLRGEKMYEFLDRLVNLALPRVRDFRGVNPNAFDGRGNYALGIKEQIIFPEIEYDKVDKVRGMDIIFVTTANTDEEARELLTLFNMPFAK; encoded by the coding sequence GTGAGTAGACTTAAAGAGACTTATTTAAATGAGATTAAGGATGCAATGCAGAAGAAATTCGAATACAAGAACGAAATGCAGATCCCTAAACTTGATAAGATTGTTATAAATATGGGTGTTGGTGAAGCTAAGGAAAACCGTAAGGTTTTAGATACAGCTGTAAAGGATCTTGAAACAATTACAGGACAGAAAGCAGTTGTTACAAGAGCTAAAAATTCAGTAGCTAACTTCAAGTTAAGAGAAGGACAGCCAATCGGATGTAAAGTAACTCTTAGAGGAGAAAAGATGTACGAATTTTTAGACAGATTAGTAAATCTTGCTTTACCTCGTGTAAGAGACTTTAGAGGTGTTAATCCTAATGCATTTGATGGAAGAGGAAATTATGCTCTTGGTATCAAAGAACAGATTATTTTCCCTGAAATCGAATACGATAAGGTTGATAAGGTTAGAGGTATGGACATTATTTTTGTTACTACAGCTAACACAGATGAAGAAGCTCGTGAATTATTGACATTATTTAATATGCCATTTGCAAAGTAA
- the rplX gene encoding 50S ribosomal protein L24, whose product MSAMKIKKGDTVRVIAGKDKGKEGKVSSVDLKKNTVTVEGVNMHTKHTKPSAQNQNGGIVTQEGPINASNVMLVVKGQTTRVGFKVEDGKKVRIAKKTGEVID is encoded by the coding sequence ATGTCAGCTATGAAAATTAAAAAAGGTGATACAGTAAGAGTTATCGCTGGTAAGGACAAAGGAAAAGAAGGTAAGGTTTCTTCAGTAGATCTTAAGAAGAATACTGTAACAGTCGAAGGTGTCAACATGCATACAAAGCACACAAAACCAAGTGCACAGAACCAGAATGGTGGCATCGTTACTCAGGAAGGACCTATCAATGCTTCTAACGTAATGCTCGTTGTTAAAGGACAGACAACTAGAGTAGGATTTAAAGTAGAAGACGGAAAGAAAGTTCGTATTGCCAAGAAAACTGGCGAAGTTATTGATTAA
- the rplN gene encoding 50S ribosomal protein L14 produces MIQQESRLKVADNTGAKELLCIRVMGGSTRRYANIGDVIVATVKDATPGGVVKKGDVVKAVVVRTVKGARRKDGSYIRFDENAAVIIKDDKTPRGTRIFGPVARELRDKQFMRIVSLAPEVL; encoded by the coding sequence ATGATTCAACAGGAAAGTAGACTTAAAGTTGCTGATAATACAGGCGCTAAAGAATTACTTTGCATCAGAGTAATGGGCGGATCTACTAGAAGATATGCGAACATCGGTGATGTTATCGTTGCTACTGTTAAAGATGCAACACCAGGTGGAGTTGTTAAAAAAGGTGACGTAGTAAAAGCTGTAGTAGTACGTACTGTTAAGGGCGCTCGTCGTAAAGATGGTTCATACATCAGATTTGACGAAAATGCTGCTGTAATTATAAAAGATGATAAGACCCCAAGAGGAACTCGTATTTTTGGGCCAGTTGCTAGAGAATTAAGAGATAAACAGTTTATGAGAATTGTATCTTTAGCACCTGAAGTTTTATAG
- the rpsQ gene encoding 30S ribosomal protein S17, producing the protein MKGEIVVERNLRKTRTGKVVSDKMDKTIVVAVEDHVKHPLYNKIVKRTYKLKAHDEENQCGIGDTVKVMETRPLSKDKRWRLVEIIEKAR; encoded by the coding sequence ATGAAAGGAGAAATTGTTGTGGAAAGAAATTTAAGAAAAACACGTACAGGTAAGGTTGTTAGCGACAAGATGGATAAGACAATCGTTGTAGCTGTAGAGGATCATGTAAAGCATCCTTTATACAACAAAATCGTTAAGAGAACTTACAAATTAAAAGCTCATGACGAAGAAAACCAGTGCGGTATCGGTGATACAGTAAAAGTTATGGAAACAAGACCACTTTCAAAGGATAAAAGATGGAGACTTGTTGAAATTATTGAAAAGGCTAGATAA
- the rpmC gene encoding 50S ribosomal protein L29, whose translation MKIKTYVEDLRTKSAAELNDELVAAKKELFNLRFQNATNQLDNTSRIKEVRKNIARIQTVIVEKANAAE comes from the coding sequence GTGAAAATTAAGACATATGTAGAAGATTTAAGAACAAAATCAGCTGCAGAATTAAACGATGAATTAGTAGCTGCTAAAAAGGAACTTTTCAATTTAAGATTCCAGAACGCAACAAACCAGTTAGATAACACAAGCAGAATTAAAGAAGTAAGAAAGAACATTGCCAGAATCCAGACTGTTATAGTTGAAAAGGCAAATGCTGCTGAATAG
- the rplP gene encoding 50S ribosomal protein L16: MLMPKRVKRRKQFRGSMRGKATRGNKISYGEYGIVAMEPGWIKSNQIEAARIAMTRYVKRGGKVWIKIFPDKPVTATPAETRMGKGKGALEYWVAVVKPGRVMFEIAGVPEETAKEALRLATHKLPIKCKVVSRADLEGGDNSEN; this comes from the coding sequence ATGTTAATGCCAAAAAGAGTTAAACGTAGAAAACAGTTCCGTGGTTCTATGAGAGGTAAAGCTACAAGAGGAAATAAAATTTCTTATGGTGAATACGGTATCGTAGCAATGGAACCGGGATGGATTAAATCAAATCAGATTGAAGCTGCCAGAATCGCAATGACACGTTATGTAAAGCGTGGTGGTAAGGTTTGGATTAAGATTTTCCCTGATAAACCAGTAACAGCTACACCTGCTGAAACTCGAATGGGTAAAGGTAAGGGTGCTCTTGAATACTGGGTAGCTGTAGTTAAGCCAGGTAGAGTTATGTTTGAAATCGCAGGCGTACCTGAAGAAACAGCTAAAGAAGCTTTGAGACTTGCAACCCACAAACTTCCAATTAAGTGTAAGGTTGTTTCACGTGCAGATTTAGAAGGCGGTGATAACAGTGAAAATTAA
- the rpsC gene encoding 30S ribosomal protein S3, whose product MGQKVNPHGLRVGVIKDWDSKWYAEADFADNLIEDYEIRTYLKKKLYSTGVSKIEIERSSDRVRVNVYTAKPGLVIGKGGAEIEKVKAEVQKMTDKKLFMDVKDVKRPDKDAQLVAENIAAQLENRVSFRRAMKSCMSRTMKTGALGIKTSVSGRLGGADMARTEFYSEGTIPLQTLRADIDYGFAEADTTYGKVGVKVWIYNGEILPTREGSDK is encoded by the coding sequence ATGGGACAGAAAGTTAATCCTCATGGATTAAGAGTCGGAGTTATTAAGGACTGGGACTCAAAGTGGTATGCTGAAGCTGATTTCGCTGATAACCTTATTGAAGATTATGAAATCAGAACATACCTTAAGAAAAAGTTATACAGCACAGGTGTTTCTAAGATTGAAATCGAAAGATCATCTGACAGAGTAAGAGTTAATGTTTATACAGCTAAGCCTGGTCTTGTAATCGGAAAAGGTGGCGCTGAAATAGAAAAGGTTAAAGCAGAAGTTCAGAAAATGACTGATAAGAAGTTATTTATGGATGTTAAGGATGTTAAGAGACCTGATAAAGATGCACAGTTAGTAGCAGAAAACATTGCTGCACAGTTAGAAAACCGTGTATCATTTAGAAGAGCTATGAAGTCATGCATGTCAAGAACAATGAAGACAGGCGCTTTAGGAATTAAAACATCTGTTTCAGGACGTCTTGGTGGAGCTGATATGGCTCGTACAGAGTTCTATAGTGAAGGAACTATTCCACTTCAGACATTACGTGCTGATATCGACTATGGTTTCGCTGAAGCTGATACAACTTACGGAAAAGTAGGTGTAAAGGTTTGGATTTACAATGGCGAAATACTTCCAACTAGAGAAGGGAGCGATAAATAA
- the rplV gene encoding 50S ribosomal protein L22, giving the protein MARGHRSQIKRERNANKDTRPSAKLSYARVSVQKACFVLDAIRGKDVQSAIGILTYNPRYASSVILKLLNSAIANAENNNNMDVSKLYIAECYANAAPTMKRIKPRAQGRAYRILKRNSHITLVLDER; this is encoded by the coding sequence ATGGCAAGAGGACATAGATCCCAGATAAAGAGAGAAAGAAATGCTAATAAAGATACTAGACCATCAGCTAAGTTATCATATGCTAGAGTGTCAGTACAGAAAGCATGTTTCGTATTAGATGCCATCAGAGGTAAAGATGTTCAGAGTGCTATCGGTATTCTCACATACAACCCAAGATATGCATCAAGCGTAATTTTGAAATTATTAAATTCAGCAATTGCTAACGCTGAAAACAACAACAATATGGATGTTAGTAAACTTTACATTGCAGAGTGCTATGCTAATGCAGCTCCTACAATGAAAAGAATTAAACCTAGAGCACAGGGTAGAGCTTATAGAATCTTAAAGAGAAACAGCCACATTACATTAGTGCTCGATGAAAGATAA
- the rpsS gene encoding 30S ribosomal protein S19, translated as MARSLKKGPFADESLLKKIDAMNESGDKSVVKTWSRRSTIFPQMVGHTIAVHDGRKHVPVYVTEDMVGHKLGEFVSTRTYKGHGKDEKKGK; from the coding sequence ATGGCTAGATCATTAAAAAAAGGCCCATTTGCGGATGAGAGCTTATTAAAGAAAATTGACGCTATGAACGAATCAGGCGATAAGTCAGTAGTAAAGACTTGGTCAAGACGTTCTACAATTTTCCCACAGATGGTTGGACACACAATCGCTGTCCATGATGGTAGAAAGCACGTTCCAGTATATGTTACAGAAGATATGGTTGGACATAAACTTGGAGAATTTGTTTCTACTAGAACTTATAAAGGACACGGAAAAGACGAAAAGAAGGGTAAATAA
- the rplB gene encoding 50S ribosomal protein L2, with the protein MGIKTFNPYTPSRRAMTQLDNAEITKSTPEKSLTVSLNKTAGRNNQGKITVRHHGGGSRRKYRIIDFKRNKVDVPATVKSIEYDPNRTANIALICYADGEKSYIIAPNGLKVGDVLMNGENAEVKVGNCLPLSAIPVGTEIHNVELYPGKGGQLVRAAGNTAQLMAKEGKYATLRLPSGEMRLVPIVCRATIGTVGNVEHGLVNIGKAGRKRNMGIRPTVRGSVMNPNDHPHGGGEGRAPVGRSGPCTPWGKPALGLKTRKKNKKSNKMIIRRRDGKNMK; encoded by the coding sequence ATGGGAATTAAGACATTTAACCCATATACACCTTCAAGAAGAGCTATGACTCAGCTTGATAATGCAGAGATCACAAAGTCTACACCAGAGAAGTCTTTAACAGTATCTCTCAACAAAACAGCTGGTCGTAACAATCAGGGTAAAATAACAGTTAGACACCATGGTGGTGGTTCTAGAAGAAAATATAGAATTATCGACTTTAAGAGAAACAAAGTTGATGTACCTGCAACAGTTAAGAGCATCGAATATGATCCAAACAGAACAGCAAACATCGCATTAATTTGCTACGCTGACGGTGAAAAATCATACATCATCGCTCCTAACGGATTAAAGGTAGGAGATGTACTTATGAATGGCGAAAACGCTGAAGTAAAAGTAGGTAACTGTTTACCACTTTCAGCTATCCCAGTTGGTACAGAAATCCACAACGTTGAGTTATATCCAGGTAAGGGTGGACAGTTAGTTCGTGCTGCCGGAAATACAGCTCAGTTAATGGCTAAAGAAGGAAAGTATGCAACATTAAGACTTCCTTCAGGAGAAATGAGATTAGTTCCAATCGTATGTCGTGCAACAATCGGTACAGTTGGAAACGTAGAACACGGTCTTGTAAACATTGGTAAAGCAGGACGTAAGCGTAATATGGGTATCAGACCTACAGTTCGTGGTTCTGTTATGAACCCTAATGACCATCCACACGGTGGTGGTGAAGGACGTGCACCAGTAGGACGTTCAGGACCATGCACACCTTGGGGTAAACCAGCACTTGGTTTGAAGACTCGTAAGAAGAATAAGAAGTCTAACAAGATGATCATTAGAAGACGTGACGGAAAGAACATGAAATAA
- the rplW gene encoding 50S ribosomal protein L23 — MADLKYYDVILAPVITEKSMNAMADKKYTFYVHTDATKTQVKEAVERMFEGTKVAKVNTMNLDGKTRRRGYVTGKTAKRKKAIVQLTADSADIEIFAGL; from the coding sequence ATGGCAGACCTTAAATATTATGACGTTATTCTTGCTCCAGTAATTACTGAAAAGAGCATGAACGCTATGGCAGATAAGAAATACACATTCTACGTACACACAGATGCTACTAAGACTCAGGTTAAAGAAGCAGTTGAAAGAATGTTTGAAGGAACAAAGGTTGCTAAGGTTAACACAATGAACTTAGACGGCAAGACACGTAGAAGAGGATATGTTACAGGAAAGACAGCTAAGAGAAAGAAAGCTATCGTTCAGTTAACAGCAGACAGTGCAGATATTGAAATCTTCGCTGGTTTATAA
- the rplD gene encoding 50S ribosomal protein L4, with product MAKVSVLNMEGSEVGTIELSDAVFGVEVNEHLVHQAVLSQLANNRQGTQKAKTRSEVSGGGRKPWRQKGTGHARQGSTRSPQWTGGGVVFAPTPRDYSFKMNKKEKRIALKSALTSRVNEGKLIVVDELKFEAPKTKEFAKVMANLNTKKALVVLNENDANTVKSAKNIPTVKTALTNTINVYDILKYDTVVVEKAAVATIEEVYA from the coding sequence ATGGCAAAAGTATCTGTTTTAAATATGGAAGGAAGCGAAGTTGGTACAATCGAACTTAGCGATGCTGTATTTGGTGTAGAAGTTAATGAACACTTAGTACATCAGGCAGTTTTAAGCCAGCTTGCAAATAACCGTCAGGGAACACAGAAAGCTAAAACTCGTTCAGAAGTTAGCGGTGGCGGTAGAAAGCCATGGAGACAGAAAGGAACAGGTCATGCAAGACAGGGTTCAACAAGATCTCCACAGTGGACAGGCGGCGGAGTTGTATTTGCTCCAACACCAAGAGATTATTCATTTAAGATGAATAAGAAAGAAAAGAGAATCGCTCTTAAGTCAGCTTTGACATCAAGAGTTAACGAAGGAAAATTAATCGTAGTTGACGAACTTAAGTTTGAAGCTCCTAAGACAAAGGAATTTGCTAAGGTTATGGCAAACTTAAATACAAAGAAAGCATTAGTAGTATTAAACGAAAACGATGCTAACACAGTTAAGTCAGCAAAGAATATTCCTACAGTAAAGACTGCTTTAACAAACACTATCAACGTATATGATATTCTTAAATATGATACAGTAGTAGTTGAAAAGGCAGCTGTAGCAACAATTGAGGAGGTGTATGCATAA
- the rplC gene encoding 50S ribosomal protein L3 produces the protein MKKAILAKKVGMTQIFNEAGELVPVTVLQAGPCVVTQVKTIENDGYEAVQVGFEDIREKLVNKPVKGMFDKAGVSYKRYVREFKLEGEYSVKDEIKVDVFEAGDKIDATAIAKGKGFQGAIKRHGQSRGPMAHGSKYHRHAGSNGSCSTPSRVFKGKKMPGHMGGKKVTTQNLEVVRVDAEKNLLLVKGAVPGPKKSLVTIKESVKAGK, from the coding sequence ATGAAGAAAGCTATATTAGCTAAAAAAGTTGGTATGACTCAGATATTCAACGAAGCTGGCGAATTAGTTCCAGTTACTGTTCTTCAGGCAGGACCATGTGTTGTTACTCAGGTAAAAACAATTGAAAACGATGGTTATGAAGCAGTACAGGTTGGTTTCGAAGATATCAGAGAAAAATTGGTCAACAAGCCAGTTAAAGGTATGTTTGACAAGGCTGGAGTTTCTTACAAGAGATATGTAAGAGAATTTAAACTCGAAGGCGAATATTCAGTAAAAGACGAAATCAAGGTTGATGTCTTTGAAGCAGGAGACAAGATTGATGCTACTGCAATTGCAAAGGGAAAAGGATTCCAGGGCGCAATTAAGAGACATGGACAGTCAAGAGGACCTATGGCTCATGGTTCTAAATACCATAGACATGCAGGTTCAAACGGTTCTTGTTCAACTCCTAGTAGAGTATTCAAGGGCAAGAAGATGCCTGGACACATGGGTGGTAAGAAAGTTACAACTCAGAATCTTGAAGTGGTTAGAGTTGATGCTGAAAAGAACTTACTCTTAGTTAAAGGTGCTGTACCGGGACCTAAGAAATCTTTAGTAACAATTAAAGAATCAGTTAAAGCCGGTAAGTAG
- the rpsJ gene encoding 30S ribosomal protein S10, producing MAQVMRITLKAYDHKLVDQSAKKIVETAKNSGSEVSGPVPLPTKKEVVTILRAVHKYKDSREQFEQRTHKRLIDIVTPTQKAVDALSRLEMPAGVYIDIKMKNK from the coding sequence ATGGCACAAGTAATGAGAATTACACTTAAAGCTTACGATCACAAATTAGTAGATCAGTCAGCTAAGAAAATTGTTGAAACTGCAAAGAACTCAGGATCAGAAGTTAGCGGTCCTGTACCTCTTCCAACAAAGAAGGAAGTTGTAACAATTCTTAGAGCTGTACACAAGTACAAAGACTCAAGAGAACAGTTTGAACAGAGGACTCATAAGAGACTTATCGATATTGTAACACCTACACAGAAGGCTGTAGATGCATTATCAAGATTAGAAATGCCAGCAGGTGTTTACATCGATATCAAGATGAAAAACAAATAA
- a CDS encoding class I SAM-dependent methyltransferase: MWIADNWKDYEVLDTSSGEKLERWGDYFLVRPDPQVIWNTPKHDKKWFKPNGHYHRSNKGGGQWQFFNLPEQWTINYKDLTFNLKPFSFKHTGLFPEQATNWDWFSEKIRNAGRPVKVLNLFAYTGGATLAALNAGAHVTHVDASKGVVAWAKENATSSGLIDKPVRWLVDDCVKFVEREIRRGNKYDGIIMDPPSYGRGPKGEIWKIEESVFPFIELCSKILSDDPLFFLINSYTTGLQPAVLNYMINTAIVSKFGGHVEADEIGVNVSSNGLVLPCGASGRWSK; the protein is encoded by the coding sequence ATGTGGATAGCAGATAATTGGAAAGATTATGAAGTACTTGATACTTCTTCCGGGGAAAAACTTGAACGTTGGGGTGATTATTTTCTTGTAAGACCAGACCCACAGGTTATTTGGAATACTCCAAAGCATGACAAGAAATGGTTCAAACCTAATGGCCATTATCATAGAAGTAACAAGGGTGGGGGACAGTGGCAGTTTTTTAATTTGCCTGAACAGTGGACCATTAATTACAAGGATTTAACATTTAACCTTAAGCCTTTTAGCTTTAAACACACAGGACTTTTTCCTGAGCAGGCTACTAATTGGGACTGGTTTTCTGAAAAAATCAGAAATGCCGGACGTCCTGTTAAAGTTTTAAATCTTTTTGCTTACACAGGCGGTGCTACTCTTGCTGCGTTAAACGCAGGTGCCCACGTTACTCATGTTGACGCTTCAAAGGGTGTTGTTGCCTGGGCAAAAGAAAACGCCACTTCATCAGGTCTTATTGACAAACCTGTAAGATGGCTTGTTGATGATTGTGTAAAATTCGTTGAGCGTGAAATAAGACGTGGCAATAAATACGATGGCATTATTATGGACCCTCCTTCATATGGAAGAGGACCAAAAGGAGAAATTTGGAAGATTGAAGAAAGTGTATTTCCTTTCATTGAACTTTGTTCAAAGATTTTAAGTGATGATCCTTTATTCTTCCTTATTAACTCATACACCACAGGGCTTCAGCCTGCAGTATTAAACTATATGATTAACACTGCTATTGTAAGCAAGTTCGGCGGACATGTTGAAGCTGATGAAATAGGTGTTAATGTTTCATCAAACGGACTGGTGCTTCCTTGCGGTGCGTCAGGACGTTGGAGCAAGTAA